One Lysinibacillus sp. OF-1 DNA segment encodes these proteins:
- a CDS encoding ISL3 family transposase: MLDLLFLPDLKTIEPPQENETDMMFKVEAIKPPERCPKCGFDKLYKHSSRKQLIMDLPIHLKRVGLQVNRRRYKCRECGSTFWERLISIDEKRSMTKRLLESIEEQSMSKTFVEVAENVGVDEKTVRNIFKNYVALKELEYQFETPKWLGIDEIHIIKKPRLVLTNVERRTIYDIKPNRNKDTVIQRLSEITDNTYIEYVTMDMWKPYKDAVNTVMPHAKVVVDKFHVVRMANQALDSVRKSLKANMTAKERRTLMRERYILLKRKHDLNERDSFLLDTWLSNLPELKEAYELKEEFYWIWDTDDLDQGRERYRYWRQRCLSSNSKNAYKDLVRAVENWQDEIFNYFDKRLTNAYTESINSIIRQVERMGRGYSFEALRAKILFNEKLHKKRKPRFNSSAFSKAMLYDSFNSYQITDRDKTGNYGVDFSTLIKKLEKGNL, encoded by the coding sequence ATGTTAGACCTATTATTCCTACCAGACCTTAAAACAATAGAACCACCACAAGAAAATGAAACCGACATGATGTTTAAAGTGGAAGCAATCAAACCACCTGAACGTTGTCCTAAATGCGGTTTTGACAAACTGTACAAGCATAGTTCACGAAAACAATTAATCATGGACTTGCCTATTCATTTAAAGCGAGTAGGCTTACAAGTAAACCGTAGACGTTATAAATGTCGTGAGTGTGGTTCCACATTTTGGGAACGCCTTATATCCATTGACGAAAAGCGTAGTATGACTAAAAGATTGTTGGAGTCCATTGAAGAACAGTCCATGTCTAAAACTTTTGTGGAAGTAGCAGAAAACGTTGGTGTAGACGAGAAAACCGTTAGGAACATCTTTAAAAACTATGTGGCATTAAAAGAACTTGAATACCAGTTTGAAACTCCTAAATGGCTCGGTATTGACGAAATACACATTATCAAGAAACCTCGTCTTGTATTGACCAATGTGGAACGTAGAACTATATATGACATAAAACCCAATCGTAACAAAGATACGGTCATTCAACGCCTTTCTGAGATTACAGACAATACTTATATCGAATACGTCACAATGGATATGTGGAAGCCCTACAAAGACGCAGTTAATACAGTTATGCCACACGCAAAAGTAGTTGTAGATAAGTTTCATGTAGTCCGTATGGCTAATCAAGCCTTAGACAGTGTTAGGAAGTCTCTTAAAGCCAATATGACAGCCAAAGAAAGGCGTACCCTTATGCGTGAGAGGTATATCCTTCTTAAACGAAAGCATGACCTGAATGAACGAGACTCATTCCTTTTGGATACTTGGTTAAGTAATTTACCTGAACTAAAAGAAGCCTATGAACTTAAAGAAGAGTTCTACTGGATATGGGATACAGATGACCTTGACCAAGGCAGAGAACGTTACAGGTATTGGAGACAACGTTGTTTATCCAGTAACTCTAAAAACGCCTATAAAGACCTCGTAAGAGCCGTAGAAAACTGGCAAGATGAAATCTTCAACTACTTCGATAAAAGGCTCACTAACGCTTATACAGAGTCTATAAATAGCATCATTAGGCAAGTAGAACGAATGGGTAGAGGTTACTCATTTGAAGCCTTACGAGCCAAAATACTTTTTAATGAGAAGCTCCATAAGAAACGGAAGCCTCGATTTAATTCAAGTGCTTTCAGCAAAGCTATGTTATACGATAGTTTCAATTCGTATCAAATAACAGACCGTGACAAAACAGGCAACTATGGTGTAGATTTTTCCACACTTATTAAGAAATTGGAGAAGGGTAACTTATAG
- a CDS encoding Ger(x)C family spore germination protein, with protein MKENHPCSMLIICMFLLLPFLGGCWDVKDIDKRLLPLVIGIAKENEDYHVTLQIPITQKENEVSRIVTGKADTVLKVLGEVRTNSEEAVDYSHIELIVIQSNLAADQAELRELIKFLMDSEEIPSRALLTITDDKIDKVLSNINDKLGVNATSIYNYFNKGAGWAPEITSIHIWEVYRSLFSYTKDITVPVVRAGNDTVLVYEGSMVLKNGELMARINSDESQLSKLFQNANAKGKIESLDLASIMVVNSSLKNKASLKNNKPVVASHLKLKIDILERKKDVSNDQITKELTKLMEKRFYDMFEQAQANGVEIFGFGQLFRDQLSYQELRNWREGFYPYLKVDFQVNVSVDS; from the coding sequence ATGAAAGAAAATCATCCTTGTAGCATGCTCATTATATGTATGTTTTTGCTATTACCTTTTCTTGGCGGATGCTGGGATGTGAAAGATATCGATAAAAGATTATTACCTTTGGTTATAGGTATTGCTAAGGAGAATGAGGACTATCATGTGACGCTGCAAATCCCCATTACACAAAAGGAAAATGAAGTATCAAGAATTGTAACAGGCAAAGCTGATACGGTTTTAAAGGTGCTAGGGGAAGTTCGTACAAACTCTGAAGAAGCAGTGGATTACTCCCATATAGAATTAATTGTCATTCAAAGCAACTTGGCGGCCGATCAAGCGGAATTAAGGGAGCTCATAAAATTTTTAATGGATTCGGAAGAAATCCCTTCGAGAGCATTGTTAACCATAACTGATGATAAAATCGACAAAGTCCTTTCCAACATTAACGATAAATTAGGGGTGAATGCGACTTCCATTTACAATTACTTTAACAAAGGGGCAGGGTGGGCACCTGAGATAACAAGCATTCATATTTGGGAAGTATACCGAAGTCTATTTTCTTATACAAAAGATATTACAGTTCCAGTTGTTCGTGCTGGAAATGATACAGTGTTAGTCTATGAAGGCTCTATGGTGTTGAAAAATGGTGAATTAATGGCAAGAATTAATTCAGATGAAAGCCAGCTAAGTAAGCTATTTCAAAACGCGAATGCAAAGGGGAAAATCGAAAGCCTTGATTTAGCGAGTATTATGGTGGTCAACAGTTCCCTTAAAAATAAAGCCTCTTTGAAGAACAATAAACCCGTTGTGGCAAGTCATTTAAAATTAAAAATCGATATTTTAGAGAGAAAAAAAGATGTGTCAAATGACCAAATTACGAAAGAGCTAACAAAGCTTATGGAAAAACGGTTTTATGATATGTTTGAACAAGCGCAAGCAAATGGGGTGGAGATTTTCGGATTTGGACAACTCTTTCGTGATCAGCTCTCCTATCAAGAACTA